A genomic region of Rhipicephalus sanguineus isolate Rsan-2018 chromosome 1, BIME_Rsan_1.4, whole genome shotgun sequence contains the following coding sequences:
- the LOC119395407 gene encoding apical junction component 1 homolog translates to MSFRNCPLDAPDRDQRHADDARRSFDATGDGDSDSENPPPPGFYVSSTATESYGTETTTSDQESVSFATVGPRGAAAGGDKASATDASAASLRCQWNDCQKPLPKTGVGKIRVHTCPTCYGYFCSRACRNRHRDAKRCALTRISNLCQEVLQKIRLDQVSRQHLSVCAQRGLLSRGRGVIRLVFQGAQRAAQFLERGWSDAGVRGQMFYVARDDLQPHDMGARVYARVRALCDEYDPQRKFVLLVAVCVTYEAVTPSGAGAISREMVVKAVKLRLSGPLPEDDVQTLILPVASPVMAGSNGLLPPQKQRLQGLHHVARQLEIRGVDLSACYPELYAKIRAFVDTGEMFSPVCMFPTDARSGQVFMCVVLPLADQELLDRMAGTRSAAAVKAKKRWMF, encoded by the coding sequence ATGTCCTTCCGAAACTGCCCTCTAGATGCTCCGGACAGAGATCAACGCCACGCGGATGACGCACGAAGATCGTTCGACGCGACAGGTGACGGGGATTCGGATTCCGAGAACCCTCCGCCGCCCGGCTTCTACGTGAGTTCTACGGCGACCGAGAGCTACGGCACCGAAACGACCACGTCGGACCAGGAGTCCGTATCATTCGCTACCGTCGGTCCCCGCGGCGCGGCGGCTGGCGGCGACAAGGCTTCCGCCACGGACGCTTCTGCCGCCTCATTGCGCTGCCAGTGGAACGACTGCCAGAAGCCACTCCCAAAGACGGGCGTGGGCAAGATAAGAGTGCACACGTGCCCTACCTGCTACggctatttctgcagccgcgcTTGCCGCAACCGGCACCGCGACGCGAAGCGCTGCGCGCTCACTCGAATCTCTAATTTGTGCCAGGAGGTGCTCCAGAAGATACGGCTGGACCAGGTATCGCGACAGCACCTGTCGGTGTGCGCCCAGCGCGGCCTGCTCTCCCGCGGCCGCGGCGTCATCCGACTAGTCTTTCAGGGAGCGCAGAGGGCCGCCCAGTTCCTCGAGCGTGGCTGGAGCGACGCCGGCGTGCGTGGACAGATGTTCTACGTCGCTCGCGATGACCTCCAACCGCACGACATGGGAGCCCGCGtgtacgcgcgcgtgcgcgccctGTGTGACGAGTACGATCCCCAGCGCAAGTTTGTCCTCTTGGTCGCCGTGTGTGTGACGTACGAAGCGGTCACGCCCTCCGGAGCAGGAGCTATCTCGCGCGAGATGGTCGTCAAGGCGGTCAAACTGAGGCTCAGCGGGCCACTTCCCGAAGACGATGTGCAGACGCTCATCCTCCCAGTAGCGTCGCCGGTGATGGCGGGATCAAACGGCCTGCTGCCGCCCCAAAAGCAGCGCCTGCAAGGGCTGCACCACGTCGCCAGACAGCTGGAAATCAGAGGCGTCGACCTGAGTGCCTGCTATCCAGAGCTGTACGCCAAGATACGCGCATTTGTGGACACAGGAGAGATGTTCTCGCCTGTGTGCATGTTCCCCACGGACGCCCGCTCGGGTCAGGTGTTCATGTGCGTTGTGCTGCCATTGGCAGATCAGGAGCTGCTTGACAGGATGGCGGGTACACGGAGTGCTGCAGCTGTCAAAGCTAAAAAGCGCTGGATGTTCTAA